The Bacillus sp. Y1 genome has a window encoding:
- a CDS encoding glutamate-1-semialdehyde 2,1-aminomutase: MQFTNSERLHNEALEVIVGGVNSPSRSYKAVGGGAPVVMERANGAYFWDVDGNQYIDYLAAYGPIITGHAHPHITKAIKKAAESGVLYGTPTPHEVKFAKMLQEAMPNLEKVRFVNSGTEAVMTTIRVARAYTGRDKIIKFAGCYHGHSDLVLVAAGSGPSTLGTPDSAGVPKSIAQEVITVPFNDIEPFKIALEKWGDEIAAVLVEPIVGNFGIVEPVEGFLQQVNDLTHAAGALVIYDEVITAFRFMYGGAQDLLGIQPDLTALGKIIGGGLPIGAYGGKKEIMEKVAPLGPAYQAGTMAGNPASILSGIACLEVLKQNGVYEYLDRLGAMLEEGILQAAKEHNISITINRLKGALTIYFTDEKVINYEQAENTDGEMFGRFFKHMLHQGINLAPSKYEAWFITIAHTQDDIEATIHAVNNAFELLKSE; encoded by the coding sequence ATGCAATTTACGAATTCTGAACGATTACATAATGAAGCATTAGAGGTTATTGTCGGTGGGGTGAATAGTCCCTCTCGTTCCTATAAAGCCGTCGGAGGCGGTGCACCAGTGGTTATGGAAAGAGCAAACGGTGCTTATTTTTGGGACGTTGATGGCAATCAATACATTGATTATTTAGCAGCTTACGGTCCTATTATCACTGGACATGCACACCCACATATTACGAAAGCAATAAAAAAAGCAGCTGAATCTGGTGTACTTTACGGAACCCCTACTCCTCATGAGGTAAAGTTTGCAAAAATGCTTCAAGAGGCAATGCCAAACTTGGAAAAGGTTCGATTTGTCAATTCTGGGACCGAAGCAGTAATGACGACGATCCGCGTTGCTCGAGCTTATACAGGGAGAGATAAAATCATTAAGTTTGCTGGTTGTTATCATGGACACTCCGATCTTGTTCTTGTTGCTGCAGGGTCAGGACCATCTACCCTAGGCACTCCAGATTCAGCGGGTGTACCAAAGTCAATAGCTCAAGAAGTGATTACTGTTCCATTTAATGATATAGAACCATTTAAGATTGCTTTAGAAAAATGGGGCGACGAAATTGCAGCCGTTCTAGTCGAACCGATAGTCGGTAACTTTGGAATTGTTGAACCTGTAGAAGGATTCCTACAGCAAGTGAATGATTTAACTCATGCAGCAGGTGCTCTTGTAATCTACGATGAGGTAATTACCGCCTTCCGTTTTATGTACGGCGGCGCACAAGATTTACTAGGGATTCAACCCGACTTAACCGCATTAGGAAAAATTATTGGTGGGGGACTTCCTATCGGCGCATATGGAGGTAAAAAAGAAATTATGGAAAAGGTGGCACCCCTAGGTCCTGCTTACCAAGCAGGTACAATGGCAGGTAACCCAGCGTCAATTCTTTCAGGAATAGCTTGTCTAGAAGTGTTAAAACAAAATGGAGTGTATGAATATTTAGATCGATTAGGTGCCATGCTCGAGGAAGGAATTTTACAAGCAGCGAAGGAACACAACATTTCCATCACCATTAACCGCTTAAAAGGAGCATTAACGATTTATTTCACGGACGAGAAGGTTATTAATTACGAACAAGCTGAAAACACTGATGGAGAGATGTTCGGAAGATTTTTCAAGCATATGCTTCACCAAGGAATCAATCTTGCACCTTCTAAGTATGAAGCATGGTTTATTACAATTGCCCATACACAAGACGATATTGAGGCAACAATCCATGCGGTTAACAATGCATTCGAGCTATTAAAGAGCGAATAA
- a CDS encoding ABC transporter ATP-binding protein, producing MKNAIEVHGLRKEFKSYSSRSGLKGAFRDLFTRNYKVLRAVNDISFSVKQGEMVGYIGENGAGKSTTIKMLTGILTPTAGDVLVNGMNPHKEREAFVQTIGVVFGQRSQLWWDIAVQESFRLLKKVYKVSDEEYDRHMGHVIRTLDIEPLLDKPVRKLSLGQRMRCELAAALIHNPPLLFLDEPTIGLDVLVKLKIRDFLKEINEKYNTTILLTTHDLTDIEALCDRVVMLDEGNIIYDGALKNLKETWGEGKEVQFQFLEGVELAALENVTRELHVKWELEEKEQYFTAYTTDEANAVSDLIGTVISSFQIKDVKIMEVSTEEIIRKIYEKGEV from the coding sequence ATGAAAAATGCTATTGAAGTACATGGATTAAGAAAAGAATTTAAATCGTATTCTTCACGATCTGGTCTAAAGGGAGCGTTTAGAGACTTATTTACGAGAAATTATAAAGTGCTTCGTGCGGTTAATGATATTAGCTTTTCCGTAAAGCAAGGAGAAATGGTCGGTTATATCGGTGAGAACGGAGCTGGTAAATCGACAACCATTAAAATGCTAACAGGTATATTAACACCTACTGCAGGTGATGTGTTAGTAAATGGAATGAATCCTCATAAAGAACGGGAGGCTTTTGTTCAGACAATTGGTGTAGTATTTGGACAGCGCTCACAGCTTTGGTGGGACATTGCCGTTCAAGAATCCTTTCGTTTATTAAAAAAGGTTTATAAAGTTTCTGATGAAGAGTATGACCGCCACATGGGGCATGTCATCCGAACGCTGGATATTGAACCACTTTTAGATAAGCCTGTTCGAAAGTTGTCGTTAGGCCAAAGAATGCGCTGTGAGCTTGCTGCTGCTCTCATTCATAATCCGCCACTCTTATTCTTGGACGAACCAACCATCGGACTAGATGTACTTGTAAAACTAAAAATTCGTGATTTCTTAAAGGAAATAAATGAAAAATATAATACAACCATCCTATTAACAACTCATGATTTAACGGATATTGAAGCACTTTGTGACCGTGTCGTTATGCTTGATGAAGGTAATATTATTTACGATGGAGCCTTGAAAAACTTAAAGGAAACATGGGGTGAAGGAAAAGAAGTTCAATTTCAATTTTTAGAGGGTGTTGAGCTTGCAGCATTAGAGAATGTAACACGTGAGTTACATGTTAAATGGGAGTTAGAAGAAAAAGAACAGTATTTTACTGCCTATACGACCGACGAAGCGAATGCGGTCTCGGATTTAATTGGTACAGTGATTTCTTCCTTTCAAATAAAAGATGTGAAGATTATGGAGGTTTCTACTGAAGAAATTATCCGTAAGATTTATGAGAAAGGAGAAGTATAG